Proteins found in one Campylobacter canadensis genomic segment:
- a CDS encoding nitrate reductase cytochrome c-type subunit: MKKLILSLSACLCLSAASVSDTQIGLRKHSLEDEKSLNINNFSYSDKEPGEAQRFERAYQNAPPQIPHSVEDLLPITQELNMCLSCHDLGKDNERKVLEESEATPIPASHYYDLRNDKSLAEVSPSRYNCVQCHAPQANLDPAVKNTFKPDFKNDLDKHRSNLLDVLNEGL, encoded by the coding sequence ATGAAAAAGTTAATACTTAGTTTAAGTGCTTGTTTGTGCTTAAGTGCTGCAAGCGTTAGCGATACTCAAATTGGACTTAGAAAACATTCTTTAGAAGATGAAAAAAGTTTGAATATTAATAATTTTTCATATTCAGATAAAGAACCAGGAGAAGCGCAAAGATTTGAAAGAGCTTACCAAAATGCTCCACCACAAATTCCACATAGTGTTGAAGATTTATTGCCAATTACTCAAGAGCTAAATATGTGTCTTAGCTGTCATGATTTAGGCAAAGATAATGAAAGAAAGGTGCTTGAAGAAAGTGAAGCAACTCCTATTCCAGCATCTCATTATTATGATTTAAGAAATGATAAATCTTTAGCAGAAGTATCACCTTCAAGATACAATTGTGTTCAATGCCACGCACCACAAGCTAATCTTGATCCTGCTGTAAAAAATACTTTTAAACCAGATTTTAAAAATGATTTAGATAAGCACAGGTCAAATCTTTTAGATGTGTTAAATGAAGGTTTATAA
- a CDS encoding chaperone NapD, with translation MISSLVVSAKSEFKEEIKNIKKASLEQELDNKFIVIIEALNLDETLNIFNQIKKLASVIDLNMVFCEEEENNLDFNAQEIADKVNNLQDAKDIEYYGSIYKKY, from the coding sequence ATGATTTCATCTTTAGTAGTTAGTGCAAAGAGTGAATTTAAAGAAGAGATAAAAAATATAAAAAAAGCAAGTTTAGAGCAAGAGCTTGATAATAAATTTATAGTTATTATTGAAGCTTTAAATTTAGATGAAACTTTAAATATTTTTAATCAAATTAAAAAATTAGCAAGTGTAATAGATTTAAATATGGTGTTTTGCGAAGAAGAAGAAAATAATTTAGATTTTAATGCTCAAGAGATTGCAGATAAAGTAAATAATTTACAAGATGCAAAAGATATCGAATATTACGGAAGTATTTATAAAAAATATTAA
- the glyQ gene encoding glycine--tRNA ligase subunit alpha: protein MTFSQIILNLQKYWCDNGCALIQPYDFPAGAGTFHPQTFLKSLGRKEHNVCYVAPSRRPTDGRYGENPNRLGAYYQFQVLMKPSPLNIQDLYLNSLKALGLDLSKHDIRFIEDNWESPSLGANGLGWEVWLDGMEVTQFTYFQQVGGFACELISAEITYGLERIAMYLQDKNSVYDIEWGGGLSYADVHKLGEFEYSKYNFELANASSLNAMFDESFKEARAILDKGLSLPAYDFCMLCAHLFNTLDARGAISVTQRQDYMLKIRELSKDCAAAYLKTTTN, encoded by the coding sequence ATGACTTTCTCGCAAATTATCTTAAATTTACAAAAATATTGGTGCGATAATGGTTGTGCATTAATTCAACCTTATGATTTTCCTGCAGGTGCAGGAACATTTCATCCGCAAACATTTTTAAAATCACTTGGAAGAAAAGAGCATAATGTTTGCTATGTAGCACCATCAAGAAGACCGACCGATGGAAGATATGGTGAAAACCCTAACCGCTTAGGGGCTTATTATCAATTTCAAGTTTTAATGAAACCAAGTCCTTTAAATATTCAAGATTTATATTTAAATTCGTTAAAGGCTTTAGGGCTTGATTTAAGCAAACACGATATTCGCTTTATTGAAGATAACTGGGAAAGCCCATCTCTTGGAGCAAATGGACTTGGTTGGGAAGTATGGCTTGATGGAATGGAAGTAACACAATTTACATATTTTCAACAAGTTGGCGGTTTTGCTTGTGAGTTAATAAGCGCTGAAATTACTTATGGCTTAGAAAGAATTGCTATGTATTTGCAAGATAAAAATAGCGTTTATGATATTGAATGGGGCGGTGGATTAAGTTATGCTGATGTGCATAAATTAGGAGAATTTGAATATTCAAAATATAATTTTGAACTAGCAAATGCAAGTAGTTTAAATGCTATGTTTGATGAAAGCTTTAAAGAAGCAAGAGCTATTTTAGATAAAGGGCTTAGTTTGCCTGCTTATGATTTTTGTATGCTTTGCGCACATTTATTTAATACTCTTGATGCAAGAGGGGCTATTTCAGTAACTCAAAGACAAGATTATATGCTAAAAATAAGAGAATTAAGCAAAGATTGTGCTGCAGCTTATTTAAAAACAACTACAAATTAA
- a CDS encoding sensor histidine kinase, whose protein sequence is MSEINDKQDLLNNLQLLIEQTYSVENEYKNLRKSYDDLILILNEVIEIIPSAIWLLNNDEIVFKNNLANEELFKQINTNNEHYELEFNDDFYQIKCIKYHQKTLILATNITTEKRNERLVSMGQVAASLAHEIRNPIGSISLLADVLAAKISYEQKHIVIQMKDAIKRVERNITSILLFTKELKLSTSIFNAKELSAECFKIFFSYNQNKELEFSCNFSNVMIKADKALMLIVLSNLIYNACDELAENKGQIKINAKKNKDFYLISVFDSAKEITNTKNLFNAFSTTKLKGNGLGLALSKQIINAHKGELFYKNNPKAFCIKLPLN, encoded by the coding sequence ATGAGTGAAATTAACGACAAACAAGATTTATTAAATAATTTACAACTTTTAATTGAGCAAACTTATAGCGTTGAAAATGAATATAAAAATCTAAGAAAATCTTATGATGATTTAATACTAATTTTAAATGAAGTTATTGAGATTATCCCTAGTGCTATTTGGCTTTTAAATAATGATGAAATAGTCTTTAAAAATAATTTAGCAAACGAAGAATTATTTAAACAAATAAACACAAATAACGAGCATTACGAATTAGAATTTAATGATGATTTTTATCAAATTAAATGTATTAAATATCATCAAAAAACACTTATTTTAGCAACAAATATAACAACAGAAAAAAGAAACGAAAGGCTAGTAAGTATGGGTCAGGTTGCAGCTTCTTTAGCCCATGAAATAAGAAACCCAATAGGTTCAATTTCTTTATTAGCTGATGTTTTAGCAGCAAAAATATCTTATGAACAAAAGCATATAGTTATACAAATGAAAGATGCTATTAAAAGAGTAGAAAGAAATATAACTAGTATTTTGTTATTTACAAAAGAATTAAAGCTTTCAACAAGTATATTTAACGCTAAAGAATTAAGTGCTGAATGTTTTAAAATATTTTTTTCATATAATCAAAACAAAGAATTAGAATTTTCTTGTAATTTTTCAAATGTGATGATTAAAGCAGATAAAGCCTTAATGCTAATTGTATTATCAAATCTAATTTACAATGCTTGTGATGAATTAGCAGAAAATAAAGGACAAATAAAAATAAATGCTAAAAAAAATAAAGATTTTTATTTAATTAGTGTCTTTGATAGTGCTAAAGAAATTACAAATACAAAAAATCTCTTTAACGCCTTTAGCACAACTAAATTAAAAGGTAATGGACTTGGTTTAGCACTAAGCAAACAAATAATAAATGCACATAAAGGTGAGCTTTTTTACAAAAACAATCCTAAGGCATTTTGCATAAAACTGCCTTTAAATTAA
- a CDS encoding DUF234 domain-containing protein → MIKFLDFCKANKHLNLDEAFLFWAVFDEKKYEKSLNDINFYIKQIINNYNPKEYDFSNDYIKALCQYAKKSRLEFSINKNISRFKARGIFHNLIKKNILKIEKNQDLIKIHKRFYQQNKVIFTSNYTRFYFYFLKPNEKLILNDKERAFNKIINNFSEYLSFIYELVACEYAQNKFNIFNVSSIWGKDYECDIYYNNDDFCLLGEVKYKGKKICLKTLNELINKAKLLNLKVDYYLLFSNSGFSNNLLANKNNNVLCKDIFSFKEFL, encoded by the coding sequence ATTATAAAATTTTTAGACTTTTGCAAAGCAAACAAGCATTTAAATTTAGATGAAGCTTTTTTATTTTGGGCAGTATTTGATGAAAAAAAATATGAAAAAAGTTTAAATGATATAAATTTTTATATCAAGCAAATAATAAATAATTACAATCCTAAAGAATATGACTTTAGCAATGATTACATAAAAGCACTTTGCCAATATGCAAAAAAATCTCGCTTAGAATTTAGCATAAATAAAAATATTTCCCGTTTTAAAGCAAGAGGAATTTTTCATAATTTAATTAAAAAAAATATTTTAAAAATTGAAAAAAATCAAGATTTAATAAAAATTCATAAAAGATTTTACCAGCAAAATAAGGTTATTTTTACATCAAATTACACTAGATTTTATTTTTATTTTTTAAAACCTAATGAAAAACTTATTTTAAACGACAAAGAAAGAGCCTTTAATAAAATAATCAACAATTTTAGCGAATATTTATCCTTTATTTATGAGCTTGTAGCTTGTGAATACGCTCAAAATAAATTTAACATTTTTAATGTTAGTAGTATTTGGGGAAAGGACTATGAATGCGATATTTACTACAATAATGATGATTTTTGTTTATTAGGAGAAGTAAAATATAAAGGCAAAAAAATATGCCTTAAAACATTAAATGAGCTAATAAATAAGGCAAAACTTCTTAATTTAAAGGTTGATTATTATTTATTATTTTCAAATAGCGGCTTTTCTAATAATTTATTAGCAAATAAAAATAATAATGTTTTATGTAAGGATATTTTTTCTTTTAAGGAATTTTTATGA
- a CDS encoding aminotransferase class V-fold PLP-dependent enzyme, whose translation MQIQELKNDVILDKNCKYFDFTASALALNSIEKQMQELLKFYANIHSDSAKHSKLMAKMYKEAKDYLRQSLKIKNDYSIIACGFGSSAAIKKFQELLGIYISPAVKEQYFVNIDYEKLPLVIVGAMEHHSNEISYRQGLCKTHRLSLREQNNDLFELERICKRNKGKKIIISISAASNITGIRANLEEISKIAKKYNAILAVDASACIAYENINCDYDAMFFSGHKVLGGVGTCGILVIRNSLIKNEASFAAGGTVKYVSKSKIEFIENKEDLEEGGTPAITQVIKLAKAFKIRDEISLNVIANKEKELLTYFFSKINPYIYKYFIDIYAQNEKNRIAIISLNVANISPYVLAECLSNDFGIESRAGCACAGPYAHDLMHYVDGQNFYNKPGFLRLSLHYLHEKEDIDYLINALISSIKKIKGE comes from the coding sequence ATGCAAATACAAGAGCTAAAAAATGATGTTATTTTAGATAAAAATTGCAAATATTTTGATTTTACAGCGAGTGCATTGGCTTTAAATAGCATTGAAAAGCAAATGCAAGAACTTTTAAAATTTTATGCAAATATTCATTCAGATAGTGCAAAACATTCTAAGTTAATGGCAAAAATGTATAAAGAAGCAAAAGATTATCTAAGACAAAGTTTAAAAATCAAAAACGATTATTCAATAATAGCTTGTGGCTTTGGCTCTAGTGCTGCTATTAAAAAATTTCAAGAATTATTAGGAATTTATATTTCACCTGCGGTAAAAGAACAGTATTTTGTAAATATTGATTATGAAAAATTACCACTTGTAATAGTTGGTGCTATGGAGCATCATTCAAATGAGATTAGTTATAGACAAGGTTTATGCAAAACCCATCGCTTAAGTTTAAGAGAGCAAAATAATGACTTGTTTGAATTAGAGCGAATTTGTAAAAGAAATAAGGGTAAAAAAATAATAATAAGCATAAGCGCAGCAAGTAATATAACAGGAATTAGAGCTAACTTAGAAGAAATTAGCAAAATAGCAAAAAAATACAATGCAATCTTAGCGGTTGATGCTAGTGCTTGTATTGCTTATGAAAATATTAATTGTGATTATGATGCGATGTTTTTTTCAGGACATAAAGTTTTAGGTGGGGTTGGAACTTGCGGAATTTTAGTTATTCGTAATAGTTTAATAAAAAACGAAGCTAGTTTTGCAGCAGGTGGAACGGTAAAATATGTTAGTAAAAGCAAAATTGAATTTATTGAAAATAAAGAAGATTTAGAAGAAGGTGGAACTCCTGCTATTACTCAAGTAATAAAACTAGCAAAGGCTTTTAAAATAAGAGATGAAATAAGCTTAAATGTAATTGCAAATAAGGAAAAAGAATTACTAACTTATTTTTTTAGTAAAATAAATCCTTATATTTATAAATATTTTATTGATATTTATGCACAAAATGAAAAAAATCGCATAGCTATAATTTCTTTAAATGTAGCAAATATAAGTCCTTATGTATTAGCAGAATGCTTAAGTAATGATTTTGGTATTGAAAGTAGGGCTGGTTGTGCTTGTGCAGGACCTTATGCGCATGATTTAATGCATTATGTAGATGGGCAAAATTTTTATAATAAACCTGGATTTTTAAGATTATCTTTGCATTATTTGCATGAAAAAGAAGATATTGATTATTTAATTAATGCTTTAATAAGCAGTATTAAAAAAATAAAAGGAGAATAA
- a CDS encoding thiol:disulfide interchange protein DsbA/DsbL: MKFLKKLSTSLVLASMLLTSANAITEGVEYITLTQEIPNAQNSVIEVWSYRCTHCYDHHKFGTMTKIAQAYPDAKMGYLIVQSMGDYGVQAAHIFAYAQMLDEKANISLSDSNSMYHKLADAYFKAYFNKKQRWGNGAEPDKFYALGLKVLGITKANLDEFINSNEGKALVEATLIADPISKNFGTPGFVVNGKYEVNVAKIPSPQALIDVIGELLKK; encoded by the coding sequence ATGAAATTCTTAAAAAAATTATCTACTTCTTTAGTTTTAGCTTCAATGCTTTTAACAAGTGCAAATGCAATTACAGAAGGAGTTGAATACATTACTTTAACTCAAGAAATTCCAAATGCACAAAATAGTGTAATTGAAGTTTGGTCTTATCGTTGCACACATTGTTATGACCACCATAAATTTGGTACTATGACAAAAATTGCTCAAGCTTATCCTGATGCAAAAATGGGATATTTAATTGTACAAAGTATGGGAGATTATGGCGTGCAAGCTGCACATATTTTTGCTTATGCACAAATGCTTGATGAAAAGGCAAATATTTCTTTAAGTGATTCAAACAGTATGTATCATAAGCTTGCTGATGCTTATTTTAAAGCGTATTTTAATAAAAAACAAAGATGGGGTAATGGTGCTGAACCTGATAAATTTTATGCACTTGGTTTAAAAGTGCTTGGAATTACTAAAGCAAATTTAGATGAATTTATAAATTCAAATGAAGGTAAAGCCTTAGTTGAAGCAACATTAATAGCAGACCCAATAAGTAAAAATTTCGGAACACCAGGCTTTGTTGTAAATGGAAAGTATGAAGTAAATGTTGCAAAAATACCATCACCACAGGCTTTAATTGATGTAATTGGAGAATTGTTAAAAAAATAA
- the dsbI gene encoding protein-disulfide oxidoreductase DsbI, with amino-acid sequence MLKTINRWQNAKFLWILMIIVTVGLTAIAHYFFQDYLFMEPCEQCVYIRFAMLTMALGGVIAIIYPHNATKILAYSLAFYGCIVGIEFCLTLNQIHTAVHSENPFGGVEGCREIPIYPFALPLHELAPSWFLPTGECGLDAPVIPEDMYSSLSKLQQIFVGSEQNDFEDGLYSNGWYLIPSMKFMNMAIACLLCFVCCLIALVIMFLGFVFGSDCKWAKIGGGLVLLLVITLYFTGNITKQKHIEQMSNENTIEQRL; translated from the coding sequence ATGTTAAAAACAATAAATAGGTGGCAAAACGCTAAATTCTTATGGATTTTAATGATAATTGTAACCGTAGGTTTAACAGCGATTGCACATTATTTTTTTCAAGATTATTTATTTATGGAGCCTTGTGAGCAATGCGTTTATATTAGATTTGCAATGCTTACTATGGCACTTGGTGGAGTAATAGCAATTATTTATCCGCATAATGCAACAAAAATTCTAGCATACAGCCTAGCTTTTTATGGTTGCATTGTTGGTATTGAATTTTGTCTTACTTTAAATCAAATTCATACAGCCGTACATTCTGAAAATCCTTTTGGTGGTGTTGAAGGTTGTAGAGAAATTCCTATTTATCCTTTTGCACTACCTTTGCACGAACTAGCACCTTCTTGGTTTTTACCAACAGGAGAATGCGGACTTGATGCACCTGTAATACCTGAGGATATGTACTCAAGCTTATCAAAATTACAACAAATTTTTGTTGGAAGTGAGCAAAATGATTTTGAAGATGGGCTTTATTCAAATGGTTGGTATTTAATTCCTAGTATGAAGTTTATGAATATGGCAATAGCTTGTTTATTATGTTTTGTTTGTTGCTTAATTGCTTTAGTAATAATGTTTTTAGGCTTTGTTTTTGGTAGTGATTGTAAGTGGGCAAAAATAGGAGGCGGTCTTGTCTTATTACTCGTAATTACACTTTATTTCACAGGCAATATTACTAAACAAAAACACATAGAGCAAATGTCAAACGAAAATACAATTGAGCAAAGACTATAA
- a CDS encoding aryl-sulfate sulfotransferase, producing MKNLISIMAASVIFSQAAFAIGGASGTKSYAAQGKIGAVIMNPYKVAPLSAVILNGGYDIKNVSVSVKGKPNGGIDINYNPSNNSILTYGGIPIFGLYADYVNKVVVSYERSIANSKSEKISEEYEIYAPPIYTEGTGTNQLGVLPKAVVSVKADEKFKNNLYLINHLIRAPLANSAQAVWNNPVGGAMEWDLQSYNWMVDTNGDVRWYLKNDEIRNPDDIYKKGNMMGFTQDKDGALFWGMGQRYMKYDLLGREIFNKRLPSAYIDFSHHIEHTSKDTYLLRVASANQKRKDNSNVRSVRDVIIEVDNNGKVIDEWKLYDILDPYRDTNLLVLDQGAVCLNVDKDKAGQTVNKEDLEDKNSPFGDVTGVGVGRNWAHVNSVSYDDKDDSIIISVRHQSAIVKIGRDKKIKWILGAHKGWSKEFQKYLLQPVDSKGKKIVCEDEYTKCPGYENDEGGFDFTWTQHTAYYVPSMSKKNEIVISVFDNGDTRGMHQPAFATSKYSRAVFYKINEKTMKVEQIWEYGKERGFDYYSPVTSITEYFDKTKSVFVYSATAGLGKYMLNIGKTEPILDEIDYKTKKVLFEMKFENMGGQIGYRAYPIDVKKAFE from the coding sequence ATGAAAAATCTTATATCTATTATGGCAGCTAGTGTGATTTTTTCACAAGCTGCTTTTGCTATTGGTGGAGCAAGTGGAACAAAATCATACGCAGCACAAGGTAAAATTGGTGCTGTTATTATGAATCCATATAAAGTTGCACCACTTAGTGCAGTTATTTTAAATGGCGGATATGATATTAAAAATGTAAGTGTAAGTGTAAAAGGTAAGCCAAATGGCGGGATTGATATAAATTATAATCCAAGCAATAATTCTATTTTAACTTATGGCGGTATTCCTATTTTTGGGCTTTATGCTGATTATGTAAATAAGGTTGTAGTAAGTTATGAAAGAAGTATTGCAAATTCTAAAAGTGAAAAAATAAGCGAAGAGTATGAAATCTATGCACCGCCAATTTATACTGAAGGCACAGGCACAAACCAACTTGGTGTTTTACCGAAGGCTGTTGTTAGTGTAAAGGCTGATGAGAAGTTTAAAAACAATCTTTATTTAATAAATCATTTAATTAGAGCACCGTTAGCAAATAGCGCACAAGCAGTATGGAATAACCCTGTTGGTGGTGCTATGGAATGGGATTTACAAAGCTATAATTGGATGGTAGATACAAATGGCGATGTTCGCTGGTATTTAAAAAATGATGAAATAAGAAATCCTGATGATATCTATAAAAAAGGTAATATGATGGGCTTTACTCAAGATAAAGATGGAGCTTTATTTTGGGGAATGGGTCAAAGATATATGAAATATGATTTATTAGGAAGAGAGATTTTTAATAAAAGATTACCATCAGCTTATATTGATTTTTCTCATCACATTGAGCATACAAGCAAGGATACTTATTTATTGCGTGTTGCTAGTGCTAATCAAAAAAGAAAAGATAATTCTAATGTAAGAAGCGTAAGAGATGTAATAATTGAAGTTGATAATAATGGCAAGGTTATTGATGAATGGAAATTATATGATATTTTAGACCCTTATAGGGATACAAATTTATTAGTACTTGACCAAGGTGCAGTTTGTCTTAATGTAGATAAAGATAAAGCTGGGCAAACAGTAAATAAAGAAGACTTAGAAGATAAAAATTCTCCATTTGGCGATGTAACAGGCGTTGGAGTTGGTAGAAACTGGGCGCATGTAAATAGTGTAAGTTATGATGATAAAGATGATAGTATTATTATTTCAGTAAGACATCAAAGCGCTATTGTAAAAATAGGTAGAGATAAGAAAATAAAATGGATTTTAGGCGCTCACAAAGGCTGGAGTAAAGAATTTCAAAAATATTTATTACAGCCAGTTGATAGCAAGGGTAAAAAAATAGTTTGTGAAGACGAATACACAAAATGCCCAGGATATGAAAACGATGAAGGTGGATTTGACTTTACTTGGACTCAGCACACTGCTTATTATGTTCCTAGTATGAGTAAAAAGAATGAAATCGTAATAAGTGTATTTGATAATGGCGATACAAGAGGAATGCACCAACCAGCTTTTGCTACAAGCAAATACTCAAGAGCAGTTTTTTATAAAATCAATGAAAAAACAATGAAAGTAGAGCAAATTTGGGAGTATGGTAAGGAGCGTGGTTTTGATTATTATAGTCCTGTAACATCTATTACAGAATATTTTGATAAGACTAAGAGTGTGTTTGTGTATTCAGCCACAGCAGGTCTTGGAAAATATATGCTAAATATAGGAAAAACAGAGCCAATCTTAGATGAAATTGATTATAAAACAAAAAAAGTTTTATTTGAGATGAAGTTTGAAAATATGGGCGGTCAAATAGGTTATAGAGCTTATCCTATTGATGTAAAAAAAGCTTTTGAATAA